Sequence from the Denticeps clupeoides chromosome 20, fDenClu1.1, whole genome shotgun sequence genome:
ggtcccgtgtgtgaaatgaataaatcgTCCTAATGGCTGCATGTCATCCCAGTCTTAGCCCTGAGCATTCAGGACCTGAATGAGATCACGTCCCACCATGTCCCAGAAAGGGCCTTTTTCAGCAGTTTTCTGTACAGGTTTTGTACATAATGTATTCTGGTGTAAACTCTGTTAACACGCTGTGCTCATGGTGCcgttttctgctcattttgtaCTGATTGTTTACTcgtaaaataaagtttttgatAAAGACCGATTTGCCTCGATTCTTTTCAGTTGTagaaaactgacaaaaacagCATCTCCCATGATTCATCACGCCGTGAAAAGGCGCCAGTTTACCCACAAGTCCTTGCGTTAGCAAGATGGCCGCCGATCCGAACGCAAACACGCCTCTTTTCGACTGTCCGACATGGTAAGTCCCTCGTTGCATTGCAGGCGTTATGAATTTagagttattttatttttaagtccCGCTGTTCGCCAGTTGAAAATGCCGCAGCCCCGCCCGGAACCCGCGAGAAGCCGAGGTCTCTCTGCTCCGGGCTGATGGCGCTCCTCCTGCTGGGTGCATGTCGCCGTTTTTTCACGTGCTTTTAATCCACCACTGTGCACGTTCGGAAATGATCACACGACTGATGTTATTGCAGGAACATTTCTGTGCATTAATTTGCATGTATGGTTTCAGGGCAGGAAAGCCTCCACCAGGACTCCATCTGGACGTGGTGAAAGGAGACAAGCTGATAGAGGTGAGACCCTCGTCCCCGGCCTGTTCCTATTGTGGAGGACGTTCGTGTCCTATCAGATGTTCCTGCTTCCTGTTCTTGCCCCACAGAAGCTGATCATCGATGAGAAGAAGTTCTACCTGTTCGGCCGGAACCCAGACATCTGCGACTTCACCATCGATCACCAGTCATGCTCGAGAGTCCACGCGGCCCTGGTCTACCATCGGCATCTGAAGAGGGTCTTCCTCATCGACCTCAACAGCAGTGAGGATCTTTATCAGAGACCCTACACTGTGTACTGCACCTCCAGCTCACCCCACCTGTTTCCCCTCTCGCTTGCAGCTCATGGGACGTTCCTGGGCCACATTCGTCTGGAACCCCACAAGCCGCAGCAGGTGCCCATCGACTCCACCATGTCGTTCGGGGCATCGACACGCGCCTACACGCTGCGGGAGAAGCCGCAGGCACAGCCCACTGCCGGTGGGGCCGAGAACAAGGGGCTGGAGGACGAGGAGCTGAAGGGGCTGCTGGGATTGCCAGAGGAGGAGACGGagctggaggtgtgtgtgtgtgtgtgtttgtttgttttattctttcCATTAGTCAGAAGGCTGGCCTTCTCACACCCATCTTTTCCTGAGACAGAACCTGACCGAGTTCAACACGGCACACAACAAGCGCATCTCCACCCTGACCATCGAGGAGGGCAACCTGGACATCCAGCGGCccaagaggaggaagaggagctacCGGGTGTCCTTCAGCGAGGATGAGGAGATCATCAACCCCGGTACGTGCCTCCCGTCCGAGATGCTGCATGCTCGGGGCTTCATGTCTCTGCTCTGATTCACTCTGGTTTCTGTCTCTGTTCGCAGAGGACATCGACCCGTCAGTCGGCCGCTTCAGGAACATGGTGCAGACCGCCGTCGTCCCGTTAAAGGTATAGATGCTCATTTTCATCAGAATGGCATTTATGGGACAAGCATGCGAGTGAATTAGATTCCGATGGattatttcaatttcaaatcaagctttattgtcatttcagttacatgttagacagtgcaaagtgaaacaaaacaatgtttctccggtTCATGTAACATGAACAATAATAACATTTGACAAAACACGCAGACAAcgagagtgacttacaatcagtagttacagggacagtcccccctggagcaacttagggttaagtgtcttgctcagggacacaatggtaggaagtgggatttgaacctgggtcttctggttcattggcgagtgtgttacccactaggctactaccatcccttaAACTAGTGACATGCACACTCTCAAGCAAACATTAGATCAGGGCGGAAGAGAATTTCTCAgtaagtgcttttttttttttttttttttctctggagTGCGCATCGTTACTTCCCCGGTAGAATTTTCTGGTGTTGCATCGGATTGCGTTCTGGCTGCGGTTATGGTTCCAGTACATTCAGGGTTTGACTGAGGGGTTTTGTTTCCTGCAGAAGAAGAAGTTGGAGGGTCACATCACCCTGGGCTTGGAGGATGGTGTTGCTCGGCGGATGCAGAACTTCCCTGTGGGGGGTGGCCTGTACGGTGACCTCCCTCCTACAGCCCAGGAGTCTGGGGGTCTCCCTGTCACTGGTCAGGGTGGCTCggccatggggactgtccccctgccGTTCCCCAACCCGGCGCCCGAGGTTGATCTGAGCCCCACCACAGTACCGCCCCCGGTGATCCTAAACCCCGTCCCCGTGCCTGGACCCTACACTGCAGACGTCCTCAACGAGCCCCGCAAGAAAAAATATGCCAAGGAGGCGTGGCCTGGCAAGAAGCCCGCCCCCTCCCTGCTCATCTAAGGGGTGTGAGGACGTCCTGTCTGACTGACTCTGGCACAAGAGACTACAGTTTTGGGAGGTGGAAATGTCGAACTTTATTTTGTAAGGTTGTGTGTTACAAAGCAggattcatattttaatatcagCTATTTTCCCATCACCCCCAATTCTCAAACTTTCTTATTTAACCCCAAATCACATGTagtttgtctcaatgggcttttatAGAGACATCCAACACACTTTAACTCTTTCTGAATAAAGTGAGGACCTTGTgaaggagtgagtgagagagggacacCCTTGTAGGGTGGAGAACGGTCCAGTTTGGTATTGAATAGTCCAACATGGTGAAGATCTGTCTATGTTTGCAGGTACAAAACAGTGTAGAGCAGGTTTCTGGTaaaattatggatttttttatttatttatttttcctatGTTGGCCCACTTGACATCCATTAACTTGTCAGATTTCTGGAATTACAGTGCTGATGTTGGtgctggtagtgggcgtggtcccacGAATATTCATCGACACACAGCAGAAGGAAAATCTGCCTCATTTTCTTCCAGTTTTAAGTCTGTCAGGTGAATTGACAATAATAATTAGAAGAATTAAAATACTTGTATATTTATGTACTAGTACGCTTTTCAAAACCCAAAGACGTTTGACTCCGCTGGTTGATGGAGATGAAATTCCTCCGTATTTCAACACTCGTGAAATCTGAATGCAGagatatatttatgtatgtctgTGCTCGCAGGCTGTAAATCGacgcctcctcctccctcctacTGGTCGTGAAGGACATCCTGATTGACGTTGCTGTGTCAGGAGCATTGCTTGCATCATGTTGTGTTGGGCTCGGGTTCAACTTGGGTTACTGGGCTGCTGAGAATcctgctttgtaaaaaaaaaaaaattaggaaaaGACTCCATTGCACATTGAGCCAATCAGAACGCGGCGTTCATACTGATACGATACTGTGAGAGAACCTTGCACTTCCTCCACCCGGACGGGCCTCATGGAAATGATATagatttcccacaatgcatttcgCGTCATATTTCAGCAATTGGTGGTGCATTTCATCAGCCGCAGGATTTCAAATGATGAAATCATCTAAAACGCACAAACACTGCAGCCCGCTCTCATATCTAAACAGCTGAGTATCTCCATCATTTCAATTAGATGGATTTAAAGCAAGTGTGCAGTGCAGAGTTTGCTGACTTCTTCTGCGACCTGAAGGTcgtttaaaagtgaaaaagttaGCTGGTTTGTTACGGTTGAGGCGCGTTTCTCTCTCGACCCGAATCAACGGACAGTTGAGGACTGGTTCAAAGGTCAATTCTGTAGTTGCTggtgtaattctgcaccacctTCTTTTGATTAACCATGTCGGGCCTGGGCTCCATCAGGTCCAGTTGCAGGTGTGGAATTCGCAAtgctgtgtgcgtgtttttataattttttatatctCTGAGTGTGTACCTCTTTAAGAAagaggatgtaaaaaaaaaaaaaaaacagtgaaatgtttaatagaATTGCAATTCTGTTTGATATTTCTACAATAAAGACTCATCCCTGTTGTTCCTGCTGCTCCGTCTGTGGGAATTTTCCGCCGGTCTCCAGGGAAACGTCCCCCCGCGGTGTCACGGCTGCTTTAAAATTCAGAAAGTGTCGCCCCGACGAGAAATATCTGGGCTAATGAAAGCCTGGTGGCAAATTGCGTGACAGTCAACTCGttcctttatttattcaggAGAAACGCTGCAGAGCTCAAACGTGGAGCTTGATGGTGGCCCCTTGATTGGTCTCCTGCCTCGTCAGGACGGTCCTCCAACTTTCTGGTTAAACCTCTTGGTGGAGAGGAATGAATACCAAACAGCCtggaattaaaaataatttgttagATAAGGGTATTGTCAAAGGAACTTCTCCTGCACtgcttttgcatttaaatgcagaatCTGCATTAGGAAGTGGAGCCAGTGGGGGACAAATAACAGGCGTTACTGAAAAAatcctatttatttaaatatggcATGAATccatgtatgattttttttttggaaaatgttttaaagcagAACACATTTTAAcccttttttttagataaactGATATCCCTGCAGAAATCACCATGTTACACTGTATACTGCGTTTATAGCGTAAGAATATTTTATATTCGTTATCACACCATCATCGGTGGCTTCTGGTTCCTGGCATTTCTAGGTGCACCAACGTCTCCGACCACCAGGGGGCCCTCCAGCTCCTCTTTCCCGCGCCCGCCAACGCCACCTCATTAATCAAATCTGCATGAGCGCGCgcaggttgccatggcaataaTTATCAGAACTGCCTAATTAACTTTCTCAATTGCTTAATGATATTCGACCCCCGCGAACTCTCCCCCGCCCCCCTTCGACGTCTTCACAGTCGCTCGGTTCGGCGCCGAATTTCTCCCCGCAGCCTGCGGGGCCTTCGCGTGTGCGCAGGGCGCTTGATGGAGATTTTGGACGGGCCCCGTCTGACCTCTGCCGACAGATGAGTGAAAGGGGCCGCGGTGACGCTGTCACCGGCGACGGGCGCGTCGCATGTCGGGCGCAGCCAGGCGGAACTCGCCGAATCACCTGCTGACGCTCCCCCTGCCCTCACGCCACCCTGTCAGTCGCCGGCGCCACCCACTTCCCTCCGACTTCACTCCAGGCTGGCCCATGGCGGGGTGAGGCGCTGATAAAATAGCGTTTTGCCACTCGGTTTCTTTTCGGTCGTAAACCACATTTTCTTGAGTAATTGGATTTAATGTAATTTCATAGGGATTTTGGGAATTTTATTATCGTGATGATCCGCTGAGAACTTGAAGAACAACCTTTAGAGCGTCAGGTTTTGTTCTAAACAGCACTGGTAACCACGGCTTGCACAAGGGCAACCAATGTCACTTGAAGTCCAGCGTGCACATCTTCTGCATTAGTTACTTGTAACCATTTCCTTTCAGTGGCgtcctagcggtcaaggaagcggccacgtaatcagaaggttgccggttcgaatccccgtccgctgaggtgccactgagtaaagcgccgtccccacacgctgctccccgggcgcctgtcatggc
This genomic interval carries:
- the ppp1r8a gene encoding nuclear inhibitor of protein phosphatase 1 isoform X2; translated protein: MAADPNANTPLFDCPTWAGKPPPGLHLDVVKGDKLIEKLIIDEKKFYLFGRNPDICDFTIDHQSCSRVHAALVYHRHLKRVFLIDLNSTHGTFLGHIRLEPHKPQQVPIDSTMSFGASTRAYTLREKPQAQPTAGGAENKGLEDEELKGLLGLPEEETELENLTEFNTAHNKRISTLTIEEGNLDIQRPKRRKRSYRVSFSEDEEIINPEDIDPSVGRFRNMVQTAVVPLKKKKLEGHITLGLEDGVARRMQNFPVGGGLYGDLPPTAQESGGLPVTGQGGSAMGTVPLPFPNPAPEVDLSPTTVPPPVILNPVPVPGPYTADVLNEPRKKKYAKEAWPGKKPAPSLLI
- the ppp1r8a gene encoding nuclear inhibitor of protein phosphatase 1 isoform X1 translates to MGRKASTRTPSGRGERRQADRGETLVPGLFLLWRTFVSYQMFLLPVLAPQKLIIDEKKFYLFGRNPDICDFTIDHQSCSRVHAALVYHRHLKRVFLIDLNSTHGTFLGHIRLEPHKPQQVPIDSTMSFGASTRAYTLREKPQAQPTAGGAENKGLEDEELKGLLGLPEEETELENLTEFNTAHNKRISTLTIEEGNLDIQRPKRRKRSYRVSFSEDEEIINPEDIDPSVGRFRNMVQTAVVPLKKKKLEGHITLGLEDGVARRMQNFPVGGGLYGDLPPTAQESGGLPVTGQGGSAMGTVPLPFPNPAPEVDLSPTTVPPPVILNPVPVPGPYTADVLNEPRKKKYAKEAWPGKKPAPSLLI